A single region of the Undibacterium piscinae genome encodes:
- a CDS encoding glycosyltransferase family 1 protein encodes MKIGMQTWGSHGDIRPFLALAQGLQAAGHEVTLVITCVDHAQYQGMDNEHGVKIIMVASPVIADPAEGAQAALKIFNTRNAVRQLKLIFSTLFAPAEAAMLAAAQALCQESDVLIGHFFLHPLQIAAEKSKKPYMTVMFVHSLIATKFLPPLGFPALGQWGNRLGWWLVKTTLQLQLSKYPNRLRQQLGMPAGPDLLSKVWSSEQLTLIGVSPTIAVRQPDWPAHVQVCGFLDMPNVALEGQLSGDLQHFLQTGDAPVYMTFGSMMVKDLGSQSQSLQVLTAAAKLAGCRAIIQANLWQECGYTNSANILYLSAAPHHLVFPHCQAVLHHGGAGTTHSATLAAKPSIVVAHLDEQEFWGKQLQDLGIGGKPLRRRSLTAAKLAQQILSVLNSPQMAQQAEKMALTMQAENGVATAVKLINAQCAAIKI; translated from the coding sequence ATGAAAATCGGTATGCAAACCTGGGGCAGTCATGGCGACATACGCCCGTTTTTGGCGCTGGCGCAAGGCTTGCAAGCGGCGGGCCATGAGGTCACTTTAGTGATTACCTGCGTCGACCATGCGCAGTACCAGGGCATGGATAACGAGCATGGCGTGAAGATCATCATGGTCGCCTCGCCGGTGATCGCCGATCCAGCCGAAGGCGCACAAGCGGCTTTAAAAATTTTCAATACCCGCAATGCGGTCAGACAATTAAAACTCATCTTTAGCACACTGTTCGCACCCGCCGAAGCGGCGATGCTGGCGGCGGCGCAAGCGCTGTGCCAGGAATCTGATGTATTGATAGGTCATTTTTTTCTGCATCCTTTACAAATCGCTGCCGAAAAATCCAAAAAACCATATATGACGGTGATGTTTGTGCACAGCCTGATTGCGACAAAATTTTTGCCGCCACTAGGCTTCCCTGCGCTCGGACAATGGGGCAATCGATTGGGCTGGTGGCTAGTGAAAACCACGCTACAACTGCAGCTCAGTAAATACCCGAATCGCTTACGTCAACAGCTAGGTATGCCGGCTGGCCCCGACCTGCTCAGCAAGGTCTGGAGTTCAGAACAATTAACTTTAATCGGCGTCAGCCCTACCATCGCAGTACGCCAGCCTGACTGGCCAGCGCATGTGCAAGTCTGCGGCTTTCTCGACATGCCTAATGTCGCACTCGAAGGTCAATTGTCCGGGGACTTGCAGCATTTTCTGCAGACCGGTGACGCACCGGTTTACATGACGTTTGGCAGTATGATGGTGAAAGACTTAGGCAGTCAAAGCCAGAGCTTGCAAGTGCTCACGGCAGCCGCCAAACTGGCCGGCTGTCGCGCCATCATTCAAGCTAATTTGTGGCAAGAATGTGGCTACACAAACAGCGCGAATATTTTGTACCTGAGCGCGGCGCCGCATCACCTGGTGTTCCCACATTGTCAGGCGGTGCTGCATCACGGCGGCGCTGGTACCACCCACTCAGCCACGCTGGCCGCTAAGCCATCGATCGTGGTGGCGCACCTTGACGAGCAAGAATTCTGGGGCAAACAATTGCAAGACCTAGGAATAGGCGGCAAGCCGCTCAGACGCCGTAGCCTCACAGCCGCCAAATTAGCCCAGCAAATTCTAAGCGTCCTGAACAGCCCGCAGATGGCACAACAAGCTGAAAAAATGGCGCTTACCATGCAAGCAGAAAATGGGGTCGCGACTGCGGTTAAGCTGATCAATGCGCAGTGTGCTGCGATTAAAATATAG
- a CDS encoding AsnC family transcriptional regulator translates to MLDKISKRILAELQIDGRMSNVELAARVRLSPAACLERVRKLQEAGYILSYTAQLNPHMLDVALLVFIEVVLDRTTPDVFESFKRGVKAVPEVLECHMVAGGFDYLVKARVKDMNAYRQFLGKSLLQLNGVRETHTYAVMEEVKNTTSLPIH, encoded by the coding sequence ATGCTAGACAAAATCAGTAAAAGAATTTTGGCCGAATTACAAATCGACGGCCGCATGAGTAACGTGGAATTGGCGGCGCGGGTCCGCCTGTCGCCCGCCGCCTGTCTGGAGCGGGTCCGCAAATTACAAGAGGCCGGTTACATCCTCTCGTACACCGCGCAACTCAATCCGCACATGCTAGACGTGGCCTTGCTAGTGTTTATCGAGGTGGTACTAGACCGCACCACGCCCGATGTATTCGAATCCTTCAAACGCGGTGTGAAGGCGGTACCGGAAGTATTGGAATGCCATATGGTGGCCGGTGGCTTCGATTATCTGGTCAAGGCCAGAGTCAAGGACATGAATGCCTATCGCCAGTTTTTGGGTAAATCGTTACTACAACTCAATGGGGTACGCGAAACCCATACCTATGCGGTGATGGAAGAAGTTAAAAACACCACCAGCTTACCGATCCATTAG
- a CDS encoding TonB family protein: protein MRRFSVLLSTVICSATLLSACQKTPEPEVNTEAPAVAISDKPTGLVKAAVRQVDKNKDVGQYLDQFSTKTAADIAKEEKLAKEAKDAKLALEAKLALEAKAKDSKSASNAKPLAAAPVLVAKAPEVAASAVVSAPPKAAPVAPVVVAATPAPTPAVAEVTPLKLLSSVQPGFPRNAIRANVTEGIVSARIHISTDGKVTQVEILKAKPAKHFDQEVISAALQWKYAPISSPQTKLLEFAFNREN, encoded by the coding sequence ATGAGAAGATTTTCTGTACTGCTATCCACGGTCATTTGTTCTGCGACGCTGCTGAGCGCCTGCCAGAAAACACCAGAACCAGAAGTGAACACCGAAGCCCCAGCCGTCGCCATCAGCGACAAGCCCACAGGCTTAGTCAAGGCCGCAGTCCGTCAAGTCGATAAGAACAAAGATGTAGGCCAATACCTGGATCAATTCTCAACCAAAACAGCGGCAGATATCGCCAAAGAAGAAAAACTGGCGAAAGAGGCGAAAGACGCCAAACTGGCACTCGAGGCCAAACTCGCCTTGGAAGCCAAAGCCAAAGACAGTAAATCAGCTAGCAATGCTAAGCCGCTTGCGGCGGCCCCCGTGCTGGTCGCGAAGGCGCCAGAAGTTGCCGCCTCGGCGGTGGTGTCAGCGCCCCCCAAAGCTGCGCCAGTTGCCCCTGTGGTAGTGGCCGCGACACCAGCCCCAACGCCTGCAGTAGCCGAGGTGACCCCGCTCAAACTGCTCTCTAGCGTGCAACCTGGTTTTCCTAGAAACGCGATACGTGCCAATGTCACCGAGGGCATAGTCAGCGCGCGCATCCATATCAGCACCGATGGCAAGGTGACTCAAGTCGAAATTTTAAAAGCCAAACCAGCCAAACATTTCGATCAGGAAGTCATCAGCGCCGCCCTGCAATGGAAATATGCACCAATCTCCAGCCCTCAGACCAAGCTGCTAGAGTTCGCCTTCAATCGTGAGAATTAG
- a CDS encoding beta-lactamase family protein, producing the protein MQSYVDRQILAGVSSAILHGQELLYQDSVGYADIENQIALGPEHLFRVFSNTKLITSIAVLLLMDQGKLGLDDAVAIYLPQLAKRQVLRPGTTDIHDTEPAKSAITIRHLLTHTSGLSYGWLDHGSTIYKAYVEHNVFNAFTPLSHLLDLLEDLPLAFQPGSSWEYSIASDVLAHLVEVISGESFDLFIRRHIFAPLAMHGTGFVVPESERQRLTAYYSGSDPTNRLKRGLKRRDDAPYPGAYLTPVPRLSGGGGLVSSLPDMLALLRCLMPGGRALLKPATIAMMMQNQLPAGMGISFPSVGYLPNKGFGFGGAVILQPGLADPAGSAGEFEWGGIAGTHWWISPRHNIAGVLMAQRQMSFWHPFSFEFKKLAYQCMGLG; encoded by the coding sequence ATGCAAAGCTATGTCGATAGACAAATCCTGGCCGGTGTCTCGTCGGCCATCTTGCATGGCCAAGAGCTGCTGTATCAGGATAGTGTCGGTTATGCCGATATCGAAAACCAGATTGCCTTAGGCCCCGAGCATTTGTTTCGGGTGTTCTCGAATACCAAGTTGATCACCTCTATCGCCGTGTTATTGCTGATGGATCAGGGCAAATTGGGTTTGGACGATGCGGTAGCGATCTATCTGCCGCAACTCGCTAAGCGCCAGGTACTGCGTCCCGGCACCACGGATATTCATGACACCGAGCCGGCTAAAAGCGCGATCACGATACGCCACTTACTGACGCATACTTCGGGGCTCAGTTATGGCTGGCTAGATCATGGCTCGACCATTTATAAAGCCTATGTAGAACACAATGTGTTTAACGCGTTTACGCCTTTATCGCATCTGCTCGATTTGCTGGAAGATTTGCCGCTAGCGTTTCAGCCGGGCAGTTCCTGGGAATATTCTATCGCCAGCGACGTGCTGGCGCATCTGGTTGAAGTGATTAGTGGCGAGAGTTTTGATCTGTTTATCCGCCGCCATATCTTTGCGCCGCTCGCCATGCATGGCACCGGCTTCGTGGTGCCCGAATCTGAGCGCCAGCGTCTGACCGCCTATTACTCGGGCAGCGACCCGACTAACCGGCTCAAGCGCGGTCTGAAGCGGCGCGACGATGCGCCCTATCCCGGAGCCTATCTGACGCCGGTGCCGCGCCTGTCCGGTGGCGGTGGCTTAGTCTCTAGCTTGCCCGATATGCTGGCGCTGCTGCGCTGCCTGATGCCCGGTGGCAGAGCGCTGCTGAAACCCGCGACGATCGCCATGATGATGCAAAATCAGCTGCCCGCTGGCATGGGCATCTCCTTCCCTAGCGTTGGCTATTTGCCGAACAAGGGCTTTGGTTTCGGGGGCGCGGTGATTTTACAACCGGGCTTAGCAGATCCAGCGGGGTCGGCCGGCGAGTTTGAGTGGGGTGGGATCGCTGGCACGCATTGGTGGATTTCACCGCGCCACAATATCGCCGGCGTGTTGATGGCGCAGCGCCAGATGAGTTTCTGGCACCCGTTTTCTTTCGAATTTAAAAAGCTGGCGTATCAGTGCATGGGCCTAGGCTAA
- a CDS encoding response regulator produces MRRVIVNQLRQLGAEKILTAVDGKAALRILTSQHVDMVLSDWNMPVMSGLELLKTMREDSKLFTLPFIMITAEAERTHIEEAIACGVTSMILKPYSPSQLMVRVEKALAWKPGRAPGAKAATTAPKRLDKKPDDQSVAPQKPTILIVDDTTDNLVLLSGLLKTEYRVRLAQNGAKTVEICTSDDPPDLVLLDIMMPGMDGFEVAKHLREHPTSENIPVIFVTAMTSSDARLKGLDLGAVDFITKPVDPDALKHRVRNFMRYVQLRKNLQAEYDGMVEMAQLKEDVAHITRHDMKGPLAGVLGLLHALIEDDSVGRKQLEQLKLVEETALQVLNMINLSGELFKIETGRFELHAVPVPIADILRRIAEINRTAYAGKDIHISVDTDVPVGDEVPQSLGDAMLCYSLLPNILKSACEAAPDSSKITVKLYDQSPLRIVIENQGAVPADIRSRFFEKYSTSGKSGGTGFGNYSAKLLTEAQNGTITLAVSDENNTTAITLTLPRASSAV; encoded by the coding sequence ATGCGACGGGTGATAGTTAACCAGTTGCGTCAGTTGGGTGCGGAAAAAATACTCACCGCCGTGGATGGAAAAGCCGCCCTGCGCATTTTGACAAGTCAGCATGTAGACATGGTGCTGTCAGATTGGAACATGCCAGTCATGTCCGGGCTGGAACTACTAAAAACTATGCGCGAGGACAGCAAACTCTTCACACTACCATTCATCATGATCACGGCAGAGGCTGAGCGCACGCACATCGAAGAAGCCATTGCATGTGGCGTGACGTCCATGATCCTCAAGCCCTATTCACCTAGCCAACTCATGGTGCGGGTAGAAAAAGCCCTAGCTTGGAAACCTGGGCGTGCGCCTGGTGCCAAAGCGGCTACTACCGCACCTAAAAGGCTGGATAAGAAACCGGACGACCAGAGCGTTGCGCCTCAAAAACCGACCATCCTGATCGTAGATGACACGACTGACAATTTGGTGTTGCTGTCAGGCCTGCTTAAGACGGAATACCGGGTACGTTTGGCCCAAAACGGCGCAAAGACCGTGGAGATCTGCACCTCGGATGACCCACCCGACTTGGTGCTGCTGGACATCATGATGCCGGGCATGGATGGCTTTGAGGTGGCTAAGCATCTGCGCGAGCATCCCACATCGGAAAACATTCCGGTCATTTTTGTCACAGCCATGACCTCGAGTGACGCAAGATTGAAGGGCCTGGACCTGGGTGCAGTGGATTTCATTACCAAACCTGTGGACCCCGATGCACTCAAGCACCGGGTTCGCAACTTCATGCGCTATGTTCAATTGCGCAAAAACTTGCAAGCCGAGTATGACGGCATGGTGGAGATGGCCCAACTCAAAGAGGACGTCGCCCACATCACGCGCCACGATATGAAAGGCCCACTGGCCGGAGTGCTAGGCCTGCTGCACGCGCTGATTGAGGATGACTCCGTGGGGAGAAAGCAACTGGAGCAACTCAAATTGGTGGAAGAAACGGCCTTGCAAGTGCTGAACATGATCAATCTGTCAGGTGAGCTTTTCAAAATTGAAACTGGCCGGTTCGAGTTGCATGCGGTGCCGGTGCCAATTGCAGACATTTTGCGACGCATTGCGGAGATCAACCGCACCGCATACGCGGGCAAAGACATCCACATCTCTGTCGATACCGATGTACCCGTTGGGGATGAGGTGCCGCAGTCTTTAGGTGATGCCATGCTGTGCTACTCGCTACTTCCGAACATATTAAAAAGCGCCTGTGAAGCGGCACCGGATTCCAGCAAAATCACCGTCAAACTCTATGATCAGTCTCCCCTTCGGATCGTTATTGAAAACCAAGGGGCTGTTCCCGCCGACATCCGCTCTCGATTTTTTGAAAAGTATTCAACCAGTGGAAAGTCAGGCGGTACAGGGTTTGGCAATTACTCGGCCAAACTGCTCACAGAAGCTCAAAACGGAACCATTACTCTAGCGGTATCCGACGAAAACAATACAACCGCCATTACCCTGACCCTGCCCAGGGCGTCCAGCGCCGTTTAA
- a CDS encoding type II/IV secretion system protein → MNHSSRFNTDPVTALLAAVKQAFPHRPELARLDGADGYLRLWQNLVTASGLDEKSLAKQLAPALGLDFAQSLDDAESAALSLVPVQFCLSHKVLPLYMDQLTLVVATGNPFDESVAERLNFLVNRPVKWVLAAPDAIEIAATIAYGREATRQANASAQELGVVLANGKESSIVTLGRAMLTSAIEQRASDLHIQPFVGSASVRVRVDGMLRRVMMLPDAVAVTLIRHFKAKCGMDSTNSLIPQDGRMTLVFKDREFDMRVSVLPATHGERLVIRFLEQGRVRRLSGAGFSLAALQTLRRAIRRPSGMVILTGPTGCGKTSTLYGMLSELNSHSVNIITVENPVEYRIPGISQVEVNEKAGRGFATVLRSILRQDPDIVLIGEIRDAETAEIAVQASLTGHLVLSTLHTNDAMTAIPRLLDLGIEPTVLADSLAAVAAQRLCRTLCSECRTPIAEPYSPEEMLFLQTTHNPPRYRSVGCKVCDYTGFFGRLPIVDIVEMTPALRDAIAGGQTRLSELEALRDGGLKSLAASGSLRIISGDTTVREVVDTVGPGFWSELARHYGTTFQSDPLDTFPEPMALSPAVLLISSNAAMSLTLNELLQPHGYRVLHAATPDDAHALLVQDEEIVFVVGDVDEHITVAQAQTAFLENRARIAWARLPAAILLPASLAADQVALRDSGVMGTMFLKPLEGPALVNHIRRSRSL, encoded by the coding sequence TTGAACCATTCCTCACGCTTCAACACCGACCCGGTGACTGCACTTTTGGCTGCCGTAAAGCAAGCTTTTCCTCATCGCCCGGAACTGGCACGCCTGGATGGAGCCGACGGGTATTTGCGTTTGTGGCAAAACTTGGTAACAGCCAGCGGGCTGGATGAAAAGTCCTTGGCCAAACAACTGGCGCCCGCTTTGGGTTTGGACTTTGCCCAGAGCTTGGATGATGCCGAATCCGCTGCGCTGAGCTTGGTGCCTGTCCAGTTCTGCCTTAGCCACAAGGTGCTCCCACTCTACATGGATCAACTCACTTTGGTAGTGGCTACCGGTAACCCGTTTGATGAAAGCGTGGCCGAACGCTTGAATTTTTTAGTCAATCGCCCGGTGAAATGGGTGTTGGCGGCGCCTGACGCCATTGAAATTGCAGCAACCATAGCCTATGGCCGAGAAGCCACCCGACAGGCTAACGCCAGTGCACAGGAATTGGGCGTCGTATTGGCCAACGGTAAGGAAAGCTCCATCGTCACCCTTGGGCGCGCCATGCTGACATCGGCCATTGAACAGCGTGCATCTGACTTGCACATTCAGCCCTTTGTGGGCTCTGCATCGGTGCGTGTTCGGGTGGACGGTATGTTGCGGCGGGTCATGATGTTGCCCGATGCCGTGGCCGTTACGCTGATTCGCCACTTCAAAGCCAAGTGTGGAATGGACTCGACCAACAGCCTGATTCCGCAGGATGGCCGCATGACGCTTGTGTTTAAGGATCGCGAATTCGACATGCGCGTTTCGGTGCTGCCCGCCACCCATGGTGAGCGGCTGGTCATCCGGTTCTTGGAGCAAGGGCGTGTTCGTCGTCTGAGTGGTGCGGGCTTTTCATTGGCTGCGCTGCAAACCTTGCGCCGTGCGATACGCCGACCCTCGGGCATGGTCATCCTGACGGGGCCTACCGGATGTGGCAAAACCTCCACCCTGTACGGCATGTTGTCTGAGCTCAATAGTCACTCTGTCAACATCATCACCGTTGAGAACCCGGTGGAATATCGCATACCTGGTATCTCGCAGGTGGAAGTGAATGAAAAAGCGGGGCGGGGTTTTGCTACGGTTTTGCGTTCCATCCTGCGGCAGGACCCCGATATTGTGCTGATTGGTGAGATACGCGATGCAGAGACTGCTGAGATTGCGGTACAGGCCTCTTTGACAGGCCATCTGGTGCTGTCTACCTTGCACACCAACGATGCGATGACGGCCATCCCTCGGTTGTTGGATTTGGGCATTGAGCCCACGGTGTTAGCCGACTCACTGGCGGCAGTTGCCGCCCAACGGTTGTGCCGCACCCTTTGCAGCGAGTGCAGGACGCCCATAGCTGAGCCCTATTCGCCTGAGGAGATGTTGTTTTTGCAGACCACACACAACCCGCCGCGTTACCGCAGCGTGGGTTGCAAGGTATGTGACTACACCGGTTTTTTCGGCAGGCTGCCGATTGTGGACATCGTGGAGATGACGCCCGCACTGCGCGATGCAATTGCTGGGGGCCAGACCCGACTGTCCGAACTGGAAGCCTTGCGCGACGGAGGCTTGAAGTCTTTGGCGGCGTCGGGAAGCCTGCGAATCATTTCGGGTGATACGACGGTGCGTGAGGTGGTGGACACGGTAGGCCCCGGTTTCTGGTCGGAGCTGGCGCGACACTACGGCACTACCTTCCAGAGCGACCCTCTGGATACGTTCCCCGAGCCTATGGCGCTGTCTCCAGCGGTGTTGTTGATTAGTTCCAACGCGGCGATGTCGCTGACACTGAATGAGCTGCTCCAACCCCACGGCTACCGTGTGCTCCATGCCGCCACGCCTGACGATGCGCACGCCCTACTGGTGCAGGATGAAGAAATTGTGTTTGTGGTGGGGGATGTGGATGAGCACATCACGGTCGCGCAAGCGCAGACCGCATTTTTGGAAAACCGAGCCCGCATTGCTTGGGCGCGCTTGCCAGCTGCCATTTTGTTGCCCGCTTCACTGGCAGCGGATCAGGTGGCCTTGCGGGACTCGGGTGTAATGGGCACCATGTTCTTGAAACCGCTGGAAGGACCAGCGTTGGTGAACCATATCCGGCGCAGCCGCTCCCTGTGA